The Opitutus sp. DNA window GATGACAAACGCGGTCGGCAACCCCTCTACCCCGCCAAAGGCCTCAGCTGTAGCCGCATCGGCCATCACGAGAGGGTAATTAATCTTCATTTTATCCCCGAACGCCTTCACCACCGATGCCGGAGCTTCGTCCAACGACAAACCCAAGATCACCAGGCCGCGATCGGCGTACTTTTTCTGCCAGGCGATGTAGTCGGGGATTTCCTTCCGGCAAGGCGGGCACCAGGTCGCCCAAAAATCCACCACCACGACCTTGCCCTTGTAATCGCTCGACTTGACCTCGCGTCCCTCGACGTCGCGAAGCACCCAAGCCGGGGCCTTGCCCAGCACCGGCAAAGTCGAACGCGCTAACAGCGGCGGCACCGGACCCGCAGCCGAAGACTGAGCGCCTG harbors:
- a CDS encoding TlpA family protein disulfide reductase; its protein translation is MNNLTKTGCVALALVAGLLATAGAQSSAAGPVPPLLARSTLPVLGKAPAWVLRDVEGREVKSSDYKGKVVVVDFWATWCPPCRKEIPDYIAWQKKYADRGLVILGLSLDEAPASVVKAFGDKMKINYPLVMADAATAEAFGGVEGLPTAFVIDREGNIRHRKVGLSDPAAYEKLIASLL